From a single Pseudomonas sp. A34-9 genomic region:
- a CDS encoding SDR family oxidoreductase, translating into MNESVRFEDKVVIVTGAGGGLGRAHALLFAKQGAKVLVNDLGGSTQGEGANASAADRVVAEIREAGGTAEANHDSVTDGDKLVQNALDAFGRVDVVVNNAGILRDKTFHKMDDADWDLVYRVHVEGAYKVTRAAWPHLREQNYGRVIFTASTSGIYGNFGQSNYGMAKLGLYGLTRTLAIEGRKNNILVNAIAPTGGTRMTEGLIPPQVFEQLKPELVSPLVVYLASEQCQETSGLFEVGGGWMGKVRWERSLGAGFDPRVGFSPEDVAAHWQQICDFEGAAHPKDNIEALKEMMANLQKYSL; encoded by the coding sequence ATGAATGAGTCTGTGCGTTTCGAAGATAAAGTCGTCATCGTCACCGGAGCCGGTGGCGGCCTCGGACGCGCCCACGCATTGTTGTTTGCCAAACAGGGCGCCAAGGTATTGGTCAATGATCTCGGCGGCTCGACCCAGGGTGAAGGCGCCAATGCCTCCGCCGCCGACCGCGTAGTGGCAGAGATTCGCGAGGCTGGTGGTACCGCTGAAGCCAACCACGACTCGGTTACCGACGGCGACAAACTGGTGCAAAACGCCCTCGATGCCTTCGGCCGGGTCGACGTCGTGGTCAACAACGCCGGGATCCTGCGCGACAAGACCTTCCACAAAATGGACGACGCCGACTGGGACCTGGTTTACCGCGTCCACGTCGAAGGCGCCTACAAAGTCACCCGTGCTGCGTGGCCGCACCTGCGCGAGCAAAACTATGGCCGGGTGATCTTCACCGCCTCGACCTCGGGCATCTATGGCAACTTCGGCCAGTCCAACTACGGCATGGCCAAACTGGGCCTGTACGGATTGACCCGTACGCTGGCCATCGAAGGTCGCAAGAACAACATCCTCGTCAACGCGATAGCGCCGACTGGCGGCACGCGCATGACCGAGGGCTTGATTCCGCCGCAAGTGTTCGAGCAATTGAAGCCGGAACTGGTCAGCCCGTTGGTGGTGTATCTGGCCAGCGAACAGTGCCAAGAGACTTCCGGGCTGTTCGAGGTCGGGGGTGGCTGGATGGGCAAGGTGCGCTGGGAACGCAGCCTCGGTGCCGGTTTTGATCCGCGGGTGGGTTTCTCGCCGGAAGATGTCGCGGCGCACTGGCAGCAGATCTGTGATTTCGAAGGGGCGGCGCATCCGAAGGACAATATTGAGGCGCTGAAGGAAATGATGGCGAATTTGCAGAAGTATTCGCTCTAA
- a CDS encoding DUF1302 domain-containing protein, translating to MTKTTMRAIFTPQALATAVALGCCAQAQAVAFNIGEIEGTFDSSLSIGASWGLRDADKALVGTVNGGTGQSSTGDDGRLNFKKGETFSKIFKGIHDLELKYGDTGVFVRGKYWYDFELKDEDREFKPISDSGRKEGAKSSGAQILDAFVYHNYSIADLPGTVRAGKQVVSWGESTFIGNSINSINPIDVSAFRRPGAEIKEGLIPVNMLFGSQGLTDQLTVEGFYQLEWDQTVLDNCGTFFGVDVAADGCNNGYTVGNPAIAPFVPLTQAFGQGIQVTREGVVIPRGGDRDARDSGQWGTALRWLGDDTEYGLYFMNYHSRTPTVGTTTAGLSTLAALPGMVGIANGLAPGSGSGLAQSVMLGRGGYYLEYPEDIRLYGASFSTTLPTGTAWTGEISYRPNAPVQVNTNDLTLALLNPIAGGAASPIATTAGADNKGYRRKEVTQIQSTLTHFFDQVWGAQRLTLVGEAAVVRVGGLESRDKLRYGRDSVYGQYGFGGDTDGFVTSTSWGYRARAILDYANVIGGINLKPNLSWSHDVAGYGPNGLFNEGAKAISVGVDADYRNTYTASLSYTDFFGGDYNVLEDRDFVALSFGVNF from the coding sequence ATGACAAAAACAACAATGCGCGCCATCTTCACACCGCAGGCGCTGGCAACCGCGGTGGCTTTGGGTTGCTGCGCCCAGGCGCAAGCGGTTGCGTTCAACATTGGCGAGATTGAAGGCACCTTCGACTCGTCGTTGTCGATCGGTGCGAGTTGGGGCCTGCGCGATGCCGACAAGGCGCTGGTCGGCACGGTCAATGGGGGGACCGGGCAATCCTCGACCGGTGATGACGGGCGTCTGAATTTCAAGAAGGGCGAGACCTTCTCGAAAATCTTCAAAGGTATTCACGACCTTGAACTCAAGTACGGCGACACCGGTGTCTTCGTACGTGGCAAGTACTGGTACGACTTCGAACTGAAGGACGAAGACCGCGAGTTCAAACCGATCAGCGATAGCGGTCGAAAAGAAGGCGCGAAGTCTTCCGGCGCACAAATTCTTGATGCCTTCGTCTATCACAACTACTCCATCGCCGACCTGCCGGGCACCGTGCGTGCCGGCAAACAAGTGGTGAGCTGGGGCGAAAGCACCTTCATCGGCAACTCGATCAACAGCATCAACCCGATTGACGTCTCGGCGTTTCGTCGCCCCGGTGCGGAGATCAAGGAAGGCCTGATTCCGGTCAACATGTTGTTTGGCTCGCAGGGCCTGACCGATCAACTGACCGTTGAAGGCTTCTATCAACTGGAATGGGACCAGACCGTTCTCGACAACTGCGGCACCTTCTTCGGTGTCGATGTGGCGGCGGACGGTTGCAACAACGGCTACACCGTCGGCAACCCGGCGATCGCACCGTTTGTTCCGCTGACCCAGGCCTTTGGACAAGGCATTCAGGTGACTCGCGAAGGCGTGGTGATTCCTCGTGGCGGTGACCGCGATGCGCGCGATTCCGGGCAGTGGGGGACGGCGTTGCGCTGGCTCGGTGACGACACTGAATACGGTCTCTACTTCATGAACTACCACAGCCGTACGCCGACGGTAGGCACGACCACGGCCGGTCTTTCGACGTTGGCGGCATTGCCGGGCATGGTCGGGATCGCCAATGGCCTGGCCCCCGGCAGCGGTTCCGGTCTGGCGCAAAGCGTGATGCTCGGACGCGGTGGGTATTACCTTGAATACCCGGAAGACATTCGCCTCTACGGCGCAAGTTTCTCCACCACATTGCCCACCGGTACCGCGTGGACCGGCGAGATCAGCTACCGGCCCAACGCGCCGGTGCAGGTCAACACCAACGACCTGACGCTGGCACTGCTCAACCCGATAGCCGGTGGCGCGGCTTCGCCGATCGCCACCACTGCGGGAGCGGATAACAAGGGCTATCGGCGTAAAGAAGTCACGCAGATCCAGAGCACCCTCACGCACTTCTTCGATCAGGTCTGGGGCGCTCAGCGCTTGACCCTGGTCGGTGAAGCCGCAGTGGTGCGGGTCGGCGGACTGGAGTCGCGCGACAAGCTGCGTTATGGCCGCGACTCGGTGTATGGCCAATACGGTTTCGGTGGTGATACCGACGGTTTTGTCACCTCGACTTCGTGGGGCTACCGCGCCCGGGCGATCCTCGATTACGCCAACGTGATCGGCGGGATCAACCTCAAACCCAACCTGTCGTGGTCGCACGACGTCGCCGGTTACGGCCCCAACGGCCTGTTCAACGAAGGCGCGAAAGCCATCAGCGTCGGCGTCGATGCCGACTACCGCAACACCTACACCGCGAGCCTCAGTTACACCGACTTTTTCGGTGGTGATTACAACGTCCTCGAAGACCGTGACTTCGTGGCTCTGAGCTTCGGCGTGAACTTCTGA
- a CDS encoding alpha/beta hydrolase: MPLAEIPLCVWRKRSQTFVFRGQPIRYWTAGQGEPLLLIHGFPTASWDWHYLWQPLAQRYRVIACDMLGFGDSAKPLNHTYSLLAQADLQQALLAHLQVEQPVHVLAHDYGDSVAQELLARHYEDKIALASCVFLNGGLFPETHRPVLMQKLLLSPLGWMIGRAFTRDALVKSFRQIFGPHTRPSESELDDFWSLVDSNRGPRIMHKLISYIPERRVQRDRWVSAMQRGEIPLRVIDGEVDPISGAHMVERYRELIPDADTVLLPGIGHYPQTEAPVQVLKHYLEFRDRFVLPPRKVACS, encoded by the coding sequence ATGCCTCTTGCCGAGATTCCTCTGTGTGTCTGGCGCAAACGCAGCCAGACGTTTGTCTTTCGTGGCCAGCCGATTCGCTACTGGACGGCGGGGCAGGGTGAGCCGCTGTTGCTGATCCACGGTTTTCCGACCGCCAGTTGGGATTGGCATTACCTGTGGCAGCCACTGGCCCAGCGTTATCGGGTGATCGCCTGCGACATGCTTGGCTTTGGCGATTCGGCGAAACCGCTCAATCACACTTACAGCCTGCTGGCACAGGCTGACCTGCAACAGGCTTTGCTCGCGCATCTGCAGGTCGAACAACCGGTGCATGTGCTGGCGCATGATTACGGTGACAGCGTTGCGCAGGAGCTGCTTGCCCGACACTACGAAGACAAGATCGCATTGGCCAGTTGCGTGTTTCTCAACGGCGGATTGTTCCCGGAAACCCATCGCCCGGTGCTGATGCAAAAACTGCTGCTCAGTCCACTGGGCTGGATGATTGGCCGCGCGTTTACACGCGATGCTCTGGTGAAAAGCTTCCGGCAGATCTTCGGCCCGCACACCCGGCCGAGCGAAAGTGAGCTGGACGATTTCTGGAGTCTGGTCGACAGCAATCGCGGGCCACGGATCATGCACAAACTGATCAGTTACATTCCCGAGCGCCGGGTGCAGCGTGATCGCTGGGTGAGCGCGATGCAGCGTGGCGAAATCCCGCTGCGGGTGATCGATGGCGAGGTCGATCCGATTTCCGGGGCGCACATGGTCGAGCGTTACCGTGAATTGATCCCTGACGCCGACACGGTGCTGTTGCCGGGTATTGGCCACTATCCCCAGACCGAAGCGCCGGTGCAGGTGCTCAAGCATTACCTGGAATTTCGTGACAGGTTTGTGCTGCCACCGCGCAAAGTCGCCTGCTCCTGA
- a CDS encoding CidA/LrgA family protein, whose translation MNAVTLKHLSRLLTELAVLLGLYLLGCQLAVWLAWPIPGGVIGMALLLLAFAFGWVKPAALQLGAGLLMAEMLLFFIPALMSLLDYGALLRNDGWRILLVIAASTLTVMLVTAFTVELAVRMRRSHEA comes from the coding sequence ATGAACGCCGTCACCCTCAAACATCTGTCCCGTCTTCTCACCGAACTCGCCGTGCTGCTTGGCCTCTATTTGCTCGGCTGCCAATTGGCGGTCTGGCTGGCGTGGCCGATACCCGGTGGCGTGATCGGCATGGCGCTGTTGCTGCTGGCCTTTGCCTTTGGCTGGGTCAAACCGGCGGCGCTGCAATTGGGGGCGGGGCTGCTGATGGCCGAGATGCTGCTGTTCTTCATTCCGGCGCTGATGAGTCTGCTCGACTACGGCGCGCTGCTGCGCAATGACGGCTGGCGGATCCTGTTGGTGATTGCCGCCAGCACATTAACGGTGATGCTGGTCACGGCATTCACCGTGGAGCTTGCCGTGCGCATGAGGCGGTCCCATGAAGCTTGA
- a CDS encoding S-type pyocin domain-containing protein, whose amino-acid sequence MQKPPTWELTEAVHTTAVAPIHIPVASGTSTTIPNSGMFGPHNFGPHNLVIINSRSIDATKAALAQEYQNRTQQLPQTLEHELAATRLEGTTHPLPPAETVIRELGVRATLLQRKTAELQQKMALANQFYGSDPRSKNLIEFYQKAVTLQNPVMPGGIAIQAWTASYRAAHDTQLLAQSIHILNQQQVEVHKWLDLVKANDQAQSAAAEAQRLAAERARIAAEQQRQRELAEAARREQEQVRAREQARLAALAQTQRQAAEQARIAAEAAARQLASEQAKLTALAERQAKVQRLRIEQEKQLEIEKARLEQQQKAARATKSKRQRLARKQAKAEARQRAEQARVDAHWHTQTQARWNNPEFAYFGSLAAFGPAFSGTLGAISHNPLTKQALRTSLRSAVTIATAAISTSAVPVLVGFAALFVPSELGNGDLFAASVPLSDLAPDLEDDLYELARIGADVDLPVRLGSRTIGNKVEVVVVSTDGVTVPSKVPVVSARFDALKNVYVSSASATDAKGPVITWTPLLEPPNPSTQLPLADPDLPIYEGANVTPDSGRIDPFPEMDLYGFGGWITVFPVESGIPPIFTMFRDRRQDPGFASGIGQPVSGNWLGAAATPQGAPIPMQIADKLRGREFSSFRAFRRAFWKAVGNEKALFDQFSRLNKTDLRDGLAPSATPSEQAGKRKKFEIHHIKPISEGGAVYDVTNLTVLTPKQHIELHSKGGM is encoded by the coding sequence ATGCAAAAGCCTCCAACATGGGAGTTGACCGAAGCTGTTCATACGACAGCCGTTGCCCCCATCCATATTCCGGTCGCCTCTGGGACTTCAACGACGATTCCCAATAGCGGCATGTTTGGCCCGCACAATTTCGGCCCGCACAATCTGGTCATCATTAACTCAAGATCGATAGACGCCACCAAGGCAGCACTTGCACAGGAGTATCAGAACCGTACCCAGCAACTGCCGCAGACCTTGGAGCACGAACTGGCTGCAACGAGGCTGGAAGGTACAACGCATCCGCTTCCGCCTGCTGAAACAGTCATTCGTGAACTAGGCGTGCGCGCCACGCTATTGCAGAGAAAAACCGCTGAGCTTCAGCAAAAAATGGCGTTGGCCAATCAGTTCTATGGCAGTGATCCGCGAAGCAAAAACCTGATTGAGTTCTATCAAAAAGCGGTGACCCTGCAAAACCCTGTCATGCCTGGAGGTATTGCGATACAGGCCTGGACCGCATCGTATAGAGCGGCCCATGACACCCAGCTGCTTGCGCAATCAATTCACATACTTAACCAACAACAGGTCGAAGTTCACAAGTGGCTGGATTTGGTAAAAGCCAATGATCAGGCGCAATCGGCGGCGGCAGAAGCTCAGCGATTGGCAGCAGAACGTGCACGGATTGCCGCAGAACAGCAACGTCAAAGAGAACTCGCCGAAGCTGCACGCCGAGAACAGGAGCAGGTTCGGGCTCGCGAACAAGCACGGCTCGCTGCGCTCGCGCAGACTCAGCGGCAGGCAGCCGAGCAAGCGCGAATCGCTGCCGAAGCTGCTGCACGGCAATTAGCCTCTGAACAGGCAAAATTGACGGCATTGGCAGAACGCCAAGCTAAAGTGCAAAGGTTGCGCATAGAACAGGAAAAGCAGCTGGAGATTGAAAAGGCTCGCCTTGAACAACAGCAAAAAGCCGCAAGAGCGACAAAAAGTAAACGCCAGCGGCTAGCGCGCAAGCAAGCCAAGGCAGAGGCCCGGCAGCGTGCTGAGCAAGCACGCGTGGACGCCCATTGGCACACACAGACACAAGCACGCTGGAACAATCCTGAATTCGCTTATTTCGGTTCCCTCGCGGCGTTCGGCCCCGCGTTCTCGGGAACACTCGGCGCGATAAGCCACAACCCGTTAACCAAACAAGCACTCAGAACGTCACTGCGCTCGGCCGTCACCATCGCGACTGCAGCGATTTCGACCAGCGCAGTCCCGGTGCTGGTGGGATTTGCCGCTTTGTTCGTGCCCTCCGAGCTGGGCAACGGCGATCTGTTTGCTGCAAGCGTGCCACTGTCCGACCTTGCTCCTGATCTGGAGGACGATCTGTACGAACTGGCAAGGATAGGCGCAGACGTCGATCTGCCGGTCAGGCTTGGCTCAAGGACGATAGGCAACAAAGTCGAAGTGGTCGTCGTCAGCACCGATGGAGTGACTGTGCCCAGTAAAGTGCCGGTTGTATCAGCGCGCTTTGACGCACTTAAAAACGTTTACGTTTCCTCCGCCTCTGCAACCGACGCCAAAGGCCCTGTAATCACTTGGACGCCGTTGCTGGAACCGCCAAATCCTTCGACGCAATTACCTCTCGCCGATCCAGACTTGCCAATCTATGAAGGCGCGAATGTCACACCCGACAGCGGACGGATCGATCCATTTCCCGAAATGGATCTGTATGGTTTTGGTGGATGGATCACGGTCTTTCCGGTCGAATCCGGAATCCCGCCGATTTTCACGATGTTCAGGGATCGGCGGCAGGATCCCGGTTTTGCCAGCGGCATCGGACAACCGGTTTCGGGCAATTGGTTGGGAGCCGCTGCGACACCGCAAGGCGCACCTATTCCGATGCAGATCGCGGATAAGCTCAGAGGACGGGAGTTTTCGAGTTTCAGGGCATTTCGCAGAGCATTTTGGAAGGCTGTAGGGAATGAAAAGGCGTTGTTTGATCAGTTCTCACGACTCAACAAAACTGACTTGAGAGACGGCTTGGCTCCAAGTGCAACACCTTCGGAGCAAGCAGGTAAGCGCAAAAAATTTGAGATTCACCATATCAAGCCAATCAGCGAGGGAGGCGCAGTTTATGACGTAACCAATCTAACGGTGCTAACACCGAAACAACACATTGAACTGCACTCGAAAGGAGGAATGTAA
- a CDS encoding bacteriocin immunity protein, giving the protein MKLKNKLEDYTESEYLAVIERLFEGRFPSERQHDEFVENIVVTSEHPNGTGVLYYPEEGAEDSPAGVLATIKAWRAANGKPGFKPEE; this is encoded by the coding sequence TTGAAACTGAAAAACAAACTGGAAGACTACACAGAGTCCGAATACCTGGCAGTCATAGAACGGCTATTCGAAGGGCGGTTCCCGTCAGAAAGACAACACGATGAGTTCGTAGAAAACATCGTTGTAACGTCGGAGCATCCAAACGGCACAGGTGTTTTGTATTACCCGGAAGAAGGCGCCGAAGACAGCCCGGCAGGCGTATTAGCAACCATCAAGGCTTGGCGCGCAGCCAACGGAAAACCCGGCTTCAAACCTGAAGAATAA
- a CDS encoding DUF1329 domain-containing protein — protein MRKMILQCGVLALSLLAANVMAAVSPDEANKLGTSLTPLGAEKAGNADGSIPAWTGGIPKNAGAVDSKGFLADPFANEKPLFTITAANVDQYKSKLSDGQVAMFKRYPETYKIPVYPTHRTVAAPAEIYESAKRSALNVTTINDGNGLANFTGNRYYAFPIPKNGVEVLWNHITRYHGGNVKRIITQVTPQTNGSYTPIRFEEEIAVPQLMKDLDPEKAANVLTFFKQSVTAPARLAGNVLLVHETLDQVKEPRLAWIYNAGQRRVRRAPQVAYDGPGTAADGLRTSDNFDMFSGAPDRYDWKLVGKKEMYIPYNSYKLDSPSLKYDDIVKAGHINQDLTRYELHRVWEVIGTVKPSERHIYAKRHMYIDEDSWQVALADHYDGRGQLWRVAEGHAQYYYDHQAQAYTLEALYDIIAGRYIALGMKNEEKHSFEFGFEAKAADYTPSALRAEGVR, from the coding sequence ATGCGCAAAATGATTCTGCAATGTGGTGTGCTGGCCCTGAGTCTGCTGGCGGCCAACGTGATGGCGGCGGTGTCGCCGGATGAGGCCAACAAGCTCGGCACCAGCTTGACCCCGCTCGGTGCGGAGAAGGCCGGCAACGCCGACGGTTCGATTCCGGCATGGACTGGCGGCATCCCGAAAAACGCCGGCGCGGTGGACAGCAAAGGCTTCCTCGCCGACCCGTTCGCCAACGAGAAACCGCTGTTCACCATCACCGCGGCCAACGTCGACCAGTACAAGAGCAAGCTCTCCGACGGTCAGGTGGCGATGTTCAAACGTTATCCCGAAACCTACAAGATTCCGGTGTACCCGACCCACCGTACGGTTGCCGCGCCGGCGGAAATTTACGAATCGGCCAAGCGCAGCGCGCTCAATGTCACCACCATCAACGACGGTAACGGCCTGGCCAATTTCACCGGCAATCGCTACTACGCGTTCCCGATTCCGAAGAACGGCGTCGAGGTGTTGTGGAACCACATCACCCGTTATCACGGCGGTAACGTCAAACGCATCATCACTCAGGTCACTCCGCAAACCAACGGCAGCTACACGCCGATCCGCTTCGAAGAAGAGATCGCCGTGCCGCAACTGATGAAGGATCTCGACCCGGAAAAAGCCGCCAACGTGCTGACCTTTTTCAAACAGTCGGTGACGGCGCCGGCGCGGCTGGCCGGTAACGTGCTGTTGGTGCACGAAACCCTCGATCAGGTGAAGGAACCGCGGCTGGCGTGGATCTACAACGCCGGCCAGCGCCGCGTACGTCGGGCGCCCCAAGTGGCCTATGACGGCCCGGGCACCGCCGCCGATGGCCTGCGCACCTCGGACAACTTCGACATGTTCTCCGGCGCTCCGGATCGCTACGACTGGAAACTGGTCGGCAAAAAGGAAATGTACATCCCGTACAACAGCTACAAACTCGATTCGCCGAGCCTCAAGTACGACGACATCGTCAAGGCCGGGCATATCAACCAGGACCTGACCCGCTATGAACTGCACCGCGTCTGGGAAGTGATCGGCACGGTGAAACCGAGCGAGCGCCACATCTACGCCAAGCGCCACATGTACATCGACGAGGACAGCTGGCAGGTCGCCCTCGCCGATCACTATGACGGTCGCGGCCAACTGTGGCGTGTCGCCGAAGGTCACGCGCAGTACTACTACGATCATCAGGCGCAGGCCTATACCCTCGAAGCGCTCTACGACATCATTGCCGGGCGCTACATTGCGCTGGGGATGAAGAACGAAGAGAAGCACAGCTTCGAATTCGGCTTCGAAGCCAAGGCTGCCGACTACACGCCATCGGCCCTGCGTGCAGAAGGCGTGCGGTAA
- a CDS encoding class II aldolase/adducin family protein has product MSVAPVQSSLNVKDQVSAAEWQTRVDLAACYRLVAAHGWDDLIFTHISAKVPGTEDFLINPFGLMFHEITASSLVKVDQAGNKLMDSPYEINPAGYTIHSAVHEVRHDVVCVLHTHTASGVAVSAQKQGVLPISQQSLFVLSSLAYHAYEGVALNHEEKARLQTDLAENNFLMLHNHGLLTCGGTIADTFLMMFTFQRACDIQVMAQTGGAELIAIEPQILAGAKAMIAGVTKSAQGMGGALAWPALLRKLDKQDPGYKL; this is encoded by the coding sequence GTGAGCGTAGCCCCCGTCCAATCGTCCCTTAATGTCAAAGACCAGGTCAGCGCTGCGGAATGGCAGACCCGAGTCGATCTCGCCGCTTGTTATCGTCTGGTCGCCGCCCATGGCTGGGACGATCTGATCTTCACGCACATTTCCGCCAAGGTGCCGGGCACCGAAGATTTCCTGATCAACCCGTTCGGTTTGATGTTTCACGAGATCACCGCGTCGAGCCTGGTGAAAGTCGATCAGGCCGGCAACAAACTCATGGACAGTCCTTACGAAATCAACCCCGCCGGCTACACGATCCACAGCGCCGTGCACGAAGTGCGGCACGATGTGGTTTGCGTGCTGCATACGCACACCGCCTCCGGTGTCGCGGTGTCGGCGCAAAAGCAGGGCGTGTTGCCAATCAGCCAGCAGTCGCTGTTCGTGCTGTCGAGCCTGGCCTATCACGCCTATGAAGGCGTGGCGCTGAACCACGAAGAGAAGGCGCGCCTTCAGACTGATTTGGCCGAGAACAATTTCCTGATGCTGCACAACCACGGTCTGCTGACCTGTGGCGGCACCATCGCCGATACCTTCCTGATGATGTTCACCTTCCAGCGCGCCTGCGACATTCAGGTCATGGCGCAAACCGGTGGTGCCGAGCTCATCGCCATCGAACCGCAAATTCTGGCAGGCGCCAAAGCGATGATCGCCGGCGTCACCAAAAGTGCTCAAGGCATGGGTGGCGCGCTGGCCTGGCCGGCGTTGCTGCGCAAACTCGATAAACAAGACCCCGGATATAAACTCTAA